TGTTCAAATTTGTCCGGATCGCGCAGCAGAGGGACGATGGTATCCTCCGCGATTTCACTTCGAAAGCCCTCAACCCATCTCTGACTGCCCGCCTCATAGGCGATCACATAATCATCCAGCGTAAACGACAGGCTGTTCCCCCGCGCGTCGGCATATGCGTACGGTTTTTTCGGTCCCCATACGGAGCGCATCTCCGTTTCGCCTTCCGCGTTCGTGAACTCTTCTTCGGCATAGACGTAAAAACCGTCATACCCGATGATAACCACGGCCGGAATATAACGGTTCAGCACACCTTGGGAAACCGGATCGTCGGCAATACCGAAGTTCATGTAGAGCGTCCGGTAGAACGTGTCAATCGCTTCTTCCTTGTTCACCCTGACCCGTTTCAGCGAATCGTATTGCGCTTCCCGCCCCGGATCGACGTTCATGATCAGCGCCCTGGCCGCATCGTCCACTGCTGCGTCAAGTGCCGCGTCGTACCGCAATTCGGTGATCATCGTTTTTCGCTGCATCTGAGTTTCCGTTTGATTCACCATATAGAAGGGAAACAGGATGAGCACCCCGACGATGGCCCAGTTAATCATCTTCATTCCGGACCATCCCCCCGTACGTAATGAAGATTTTGACATGGGTACTACCGGCGTTGTTCAAGAAATCGTGCAGAATCGTTCCGTTCGTCCGGTTCGTGTTTTTTACCAAAACATAAAAGGTATCGCCCACCGACAGCCTGTAGCGACGCGACCGGTCGTCTTTCCCCGCGGCATTGTCGGGGAACAAAACCGGCAAAATTTGCGCGTTAAAGAACATCTCATAATGAACCGCGTATTCACCACGGAACGTCTCCGGCCGCAACGGATCGTCATAAACCGGATCGTACCGTTTGTGACCGTGCTCCATTTGAATGTCATAGGTGTTGCCTGTGGCGCTTAGCGTCTGCACAAAGTCGTTGTACATCTCCGGAGAAATGTACCCCTTGTCCCGGACCGCGTCGACAAACGCGGTCACCGCGCGCAGCGCGACCAGTTCCGATACGTCGTCCTGATGGTCAAACGCGGCGGAGATCGGGAAAATGTACAACAGAAGGACCGCGATCAGGATGGCAAACACTTTTGAGATGCTGTTCACACCCACCTCCCCCTCTCAAATCGAGGTAAACACCACGCGCGTCAATTCTCCGTTCTGCCCCCGTTGATAGAATGGTTTGTACCTGCCGTTCACCTGGATGCCGGACAACCGGACATCCTCCTTTTCCAGATCCGGCGGGTACACCGTGCCGTTCACAACCAGTTCCACCCCGATGTCCCGGATTTGCGCGACGGACTGCAAAACTACGGCGCCCGACACGCTGCCGTCACCCGCCAGCGGAGACAACGTGGAATGAATATTGGGGTCCGCCATTTGGTTGGACTCATACGTCCACTTCAGTGCGGCGGATCCGCTTTGAAACAGCATCAGGCCCACCGTGACGGCCGCCACGAACATCAGACAAGCCGCGCTCATTTCGATCATCGTTCGGACGGAATGTCCCATTGTCTGTTCCTCCTTGCAAAACCGGGCTCCCCCATAAGGAGGAGCCCGCCATCCAACATGCATCGTTACTGTTGCACAAACACAATGCCGCGAATCACGTTGCTCCGGTCTCTCACCAGCTGCGCCCGGAACTTGCCGCTCGGATTCACATAGTTGATGTCCGCTTCGTCCATCGCGTCTGCAATCGTTCCAGGTGCGGGGCCGATGACGGAACCATACGTGACACTGTCTACGGGCACACCGGTATTAATCACTTTGCCGTACCATTGCCCGGCCGGATTTTTTCCCGTCACGATCTGAATCCCGAATTGATCCTGATCGGAAAATTTGCGGAGGGCGTTCAACACCTGACTGCCGGAGACAAGCGTATTATCATACACCGTAAACGCCGTTTGGGAAAGTTCGGTTTGAATGTTGGAGAAATTGTTTTGCGCCGCTTTCGTCGCTTCCTGAGCGGAAATAAACATGACGACCGCAATCGTGATCAGGGCGATGGCGAGAAAAATGCCGGCTGCCATCACCAGCGCTTTTTGGGCGTTGGACATCGTTTCGTTCACTCCTTTTGGAATGGATCAGAATGTTGAAGAAAAAGAAAAAAGCCTTCGGAATGAAGGCTTCGGGCAATGACCCGCTATTGAATTCGGTGAATTTGTTCATAGTACACCGACATTTGACTCAGGCTGACGTACACGAGCGGGAAAACGAGGTACAAAAAAATGAGGGACACCATCGGCGCAAAACCGATCATTTTCCCCCAACCCGCTTTCGTTTCGATCAACCGTTCATAATCCTGCTTGCGCTGCTCCCGCATAAACTCCCGCTCCGATTCCAGATCGTCGAACGCCCTGCGGATCGGAACGCTTTCCGCGGCCAACTGCAGCCTGTCCACGATACGGGCAAAGGGCGCAAACGGCGCCTCTTCCTTCAGCCGTTCCAAAGCTTGCTCCGCGCCATGTTCGTAATGCAACAGGCACTGCTGGAGCGGTTCCTTAAAAATAAAAGCGAACCGTTCCATCCATTCCAGCAGTTGTTCCACGGAGATGCGGTCCATTTCCGACAGCATGGCGATGACGGCGTGAAACTGGTCCACTTCGTGTTTCATCTCCATTTGTCTGAGCCGTCTCCGGAACAGAAGCATCCACACGGGGACAAAATAGCCGCCCCAGCCGATCAGCAGGCTGAGCATCACCTCCCACCATTTCAGATATTCCTGATTCAGCGCCTCCAGCTTTCGCAGGATGCGCTGCGCGGCAGCATGAAGCTGCTGCTCGTTCTGCGCAAACTCCGGTTCTTGCCGCAATCGGGAAAGGACCGCTTCATAAATCCGGCTTTTCGCTTCCTTTACGTCCGCCAAAATTTTGCGGTCCAGTGCCGCCGCATCCCTGGCCGCTTTCGCCTCTTCCGGAGAAAGGCGTCCGAACATCGTGTCCGGCTTGTCCCATGCATACAGAAGCTGATGCGTCGCCACCGCATGAAGCGTCACAAACAGCGCAATGGACAACAAAAATCCGAGGACGCTCACCGCCACCCGCTGAACATAAAACCACTCCAAACGAAGCGGCGAGCTCGTTTCCTTAAGCAGCATGGTGCAGCGGGCGTACTCTTTACTTCCGGGGCCGGGCATGATCCGATCGACCAGCCATTGAACCCAGGGAACCTGATACGCCCGTTGTTCCCATGGTTTTCGCCTCCGCGCCGCCGGCTGTTCCCGGTCCAGTTCCCGCATGTGGCGCAGCAGGACGTACGATCCGAGAACAATCAGCAGAACGACGATTCTGGACATCCAGCCGAGTTTGCCGGCGTAGAATGCGTCCATCGCCGGAAAGTAACTTCTTGCCCAGTTTTCGATCGGCTTCGTGAAGAGAAGCGGAATCAGCGCGATGGCGGTCAGACCTTGCAACAGGAAACTCAGTTTCTCCCGCCGCAAAATGGCCAGGTTCAGTTCGCCGGTAAGCTGGCCGAGGGCTTTCAAGTACACCGACCCGTGCTGCGTCATTTTATCCCCGTATTCCCTGACCAGATGGGAAATGCCCGCCAGTCCCTTCAAAAAGCGGTTCGGCGCGGCCTCGTAATATTGCTCCAGCCTTTCCTCCGGGTTGCTGGACGTCAGCACCTCGTAAATTTCCCGCGCATGCAGCGCCATTTCGTGCGGCGCGGTTTCCGCCGCGTCGTAAATCGCTTCCTCGACCATCCCGTGACGGTGGTAGTGATGCCTCACATCGGTGAGAAAATGGCGAAGCTGATGAAGCTGGCGGTTTTCCAGGCGGTGAACGAACGCATCGGCCATCACCCCGTGTCCGACCCATATCCCGGTCGCAAGCAGGAGCAGCATCAGCACATCGTCGGTGATCCACAGAAGCGGCACAACGGCCGCGAGCAACACCCCCCACACCGCGAGAGCCAGCTTGACCGTTTCCAGCCGCAGTTTCCATTCGTCAACCACATGCAGCACCGCAAGCCGCCTGCGGATCCCCATCAAGTACATCCGCAGCAACGGAACCTTGGCGCACCAGACGTAAATTTTCTGAAAAAAGCTGTACGCGGCCTGCCGGCGCGACGCTTTGTCCGGGAGCCGCAACTCTTCGTATTCCCGGACCGATCCGGCGCCGGTGTTTTTTCGGGACACCATTTGAAACAAAAGCGCGGCGAGCATAAAGAACGCGACGGAAAATCCGAACGCGAACGTCAGCCAAGTTTTAAGCTCCATCTTCCGCCTTCACCCCCCAATGGGCGGCCAGAAACGACCGGAACGCCTGGCGGTCGGTCTCGGACATCTGCTCGAGCATTTCCCGCACCGTCCGTTCGGAAATCGGATGAACCGCCACATAGCGGCCGTCCCGGTACTCGATCACGTTCCGCGCTTCGTACAGCGCCCGGTCCGTGCTGCGGCGGAAATACTCGGCGGCCGTGTCCATGAACCGCTCCAGTTTTTGCTCCAGCGTCCGGGCGTTCCGGTAATCGGCGGGGTACGGCACGTCCTGATCCAACGGAACGCATTCCGTGATGCGTTCAATGTAACGGTGACCGTTATAATCTTTTTTCAGATGGATGTCGAAATGAAGGACGCTGATCACCTGCTGCTCCGCCACCTTCTCGTTGTGGAACACGCCGGTTTTGAGCAGGGAATTGCGGAGCGAGAACACCAGATCCCGGAACGTTTTCGCGTGGTGCGTAAACAGCGTGAAGAGCGATGCGACCTGCGACATTTGAATCATCCACGCCGCCACCGGATCGGTGGCCACCTCGCCGAGAATGTTGACGGTTCCGTCGGTCTTCTTCTGAATGTCGAGGCCCTCCTGGCCGGAGATCGTTTCCGTTTCCCGCAAGCTCAAAATGTTGCGGTCCCTGTAGATTTTCCGCAGATGCAGTTCAAAGGTCATTTCCTGCACCCGGATCGTGAAAGTTGCGGGAATATACCGCACCATCGCCATGAGAAGCGTCGTTTTCCCGCTGCCCTGCGCGCCGGTAATCGCCGTAATCCGCGCGCCTTTGACGAGAAACGGAATGAGCCCGATGGGAAGTTCGGAGTTTTTGTCCCGAATAAGTTGCTCCAGAGTCGCATTTTGCACGTCGAATTTGCGCACAAAAAACGCCCACGATTCGGAGAACCGGGGGCGCAGAACCACCACGCGGGAGCCGTCCGCCATTTCGTTGACTTTGTAGCCGTTGGCTTCGGACAACTGGCCGGGATAATTGAACTTGTAAATGTTTTGGCACACCCGCTTTAATTCCCGCTCCGACCCGAACGAGAGGAAAGCGAGATGGATCGACTTGCCTTTGTAAAAAATCCAGACGCTGTCATGGGATTTCGGCACTTCCCTGAGCAGCGAATCCGCCCCGAATTCCCATTCCCCTTCCCAGATGGCCGGAGGGAGACCGGAAACGCCGCCCGATACGCCGTCGATCCGCATGTCCCGGATTTCGTCCACGACGCCGAATCCCTTGTAGTTTTGGTAGATCCGCTGAACGACAATGTGCAGCTTGTCCTCAAACCGCAGGCGTCGCGCTTCCTTTTTATAAATCTCGTGAATTTCCTCCGCCGTAATCCGGTACGATTCCGTTTTCCCGTCCTCGATCAGGCGTTTCGGCCGGTCCAGATCGTACTTGCGGATCAGTTCGCCGAGCGCGTCGGGCCCGTACCGTTTTTTGTACTGGTACAGTAAAATCTCGAACTGGTCCTGCGGCGAAAGTTCGTACGGATCGTCAAACGGGATGATTCGGTTGATGTTGGATTCGTCCAGCTTGTACGTCTGCAGGAGCAGATCGAACACAAACTGTTTGACGTACGCCTTGTCCCGTATATCGCCGGAGGTGCATCCGCGAAGCGCCTTTTTCAGTTCCGCCCGCTTGTTTTTGCGGCGGCGCAGTTCTTCTTCGGACAGGCCGAGATCGTACAGGTTGCTGGTCGTTAGGTGATGCAGCGCCTGTTTCACGTACTCGGTCATCGCTTCGATCGTGTACATCCTCTCTTCCGCCGGCGGTTTCTTCGGTTTGCGTTCGCTCATGCGGAAATAGAGCAACGCGCCGGCAAGGGCAAGCAACAGAACCGTTAGGAGTCCGTTCAGCACCTGCGCCATGCGTCACTCCCCCTTCCCGCCAAAAAACGGCTTGTTCAACCCGCCCCATTCGATGACCGCCTTCGCCGCGGCACGCACACTTTGCACGAAAAAATGGTTCTCGTGATCGCGGGGAACGTTGCGGTTGCGAAAACAAAAATCGATCGCGCGTCCCTCCCGCGTCGCATCCATCCAGCCGGCATTGTGCGGAACCGGAAGGAGCGGCTCCTTCACCCTGTACCTTCGCGCAATATTTTTCGCGGTATAGGAAGAGTAACGATCGTACTGGCCGAGCAACAGGATCCGTTTTTTGCCGCCCGGCCGTTCATCCGCTTCCTGATGCCCGAAGAACCGATCCAACACCAAGCGGTTCTGATTCAAATTCACGACGACCAGGTCCGCATGTTGCAGCAACGTTTGTGTCCAGGCGGAACCGGTGCCGCTTCCCCCGTCGATCAGAACCAGGTCATAGGTTGAACCCGCCGTTTCCAGCAGAAGCGGAAGCACGTCTTTCATGCCGGGCACAAACACTTTGTCCGGCTTGTTCGAACCCGGCAGCAGATCCAGCCGATCCTTGAGCAACGGGACGGTGTAGTCCCGGACCATGGCCGGCGTAAGCTTCCGGTTGCGCAGCAGCCGTTCCAGCGCATCAATGCCGGTGTCTGCCGCATGGGCCAGTTCGTCTCCCTCTTGCGTCCGCCGCCGGATCAGCGCCTGTTCCAAACTGGCGCGGCGGCTTTGCAAATGCCCGAACAAAAGCAGGGAGGACGAATATTCGAGACCCAGCAAAGCCGACAGGGCGACGAGATTGGACGTGGTCCCGGTTTGGCCCGGCACCGGGCTCCAGAACACAACACTAAGCCCCACGCCGATCCCTCCTCATCCGTTTCCACGCTCTTTTCACCGTCCGGCCGTCCAGCCCGAACAGCACTTGGG
The DNA window shown above is from Thermicanus aegyptius DSM 12793 and carries:
- a CDS encoding Flp pilus assembly complex ATPase component TadA codes for the protein MAQVLNGLLTVLLLALAGALLYFRMSERKPKKPPAEERMYTIEAMTEYVKQALHHLTTSNLYDLGLSEEELRRRKNKRAELKKALRGCTSGDIRDKAYVKQFVFDLLLQTYKLDESNINRIIPFDDPYELSPQDQFEILLYQYKKRYGPDALGELIRKYDLDRPKRLIEDGKTESYRITAEEIHEIYKKEARRLRFEDKLHIVVQRIYQNYKGFGVVDEIRDMRIDGVSGGVSGLPPAIWEGEWEFGADSLLREVPKSHDSVWIFYKGKSIHLAFLSFGSERELKRVCQNIYKFNYPGQLSEANGYKVNEMADGSRVVVLRPRFSESWAFFVRKFDVQNATLEQLIRDKNSELPIGLIPFLVKGARITAITGAQGSGKTTLLMAMVRYIPATFTIRVQEMTFELHLRKIYRDRNILSLRETETISGQEGLDIQKKTDGTVNILGEVATDPVAAWMIQMSQVASLFTLFTHHAKTFRDLVFSLRNSLLKTGVFHNEKVAEQQVISVLHFDIHLKKDYNGHRYIERITECVPLDQDVPYPADYRNARTLEQKLERFMDTAAEYFRRSTDRALYEARNVIEYRDGRYVAVHPISERTVREMLEQMSETDRQAFRSFLAAHWGVKAEDGA